AAGGTAGTGTGATGAAGCGAGTCTGTTGCCAAATTGAGGCGCCATCAATGACAGCGGCTTCATAATACGAACTATCGATCGCTGTAATGGTAGCGAGATAGATAATCATGCCATAGCCGATACCTTTCCATATATTTAATAGAACGAGAATGTAAGGCCAATACTCAGGCTGCATGTACCAATTCACGGGATCATGTCCGATGTTGCCGAGAAATTGATTCAGAATCCCTTTGTCAAAGCTGAAGAATGCCCAACCGACTGCAGAGATGACGACCCAAGAGAGGAAATAAGGGAGGAACATCATCGTTTGATACACTTTGCTGGCTTTGCGATTATGGAGTAATCCAATCATGATCGCGAACAACACTGGGAGTACGATGCCCGTAATAATAAAAATGATGTTATACCCAATCGTATTGCGGATAATAATCCAGGCATCATTGGATTTAAATAAAAATTCGAAGTTTTTAAAACCGACCCAAGGACTATTTACTACATTGCTAATAAAGCCCCCAGAAATTTTGAACTGCTTGAAAGCGATGATAAT
This window of the Paenibacillus sp. FSL R10-2734 genome carries:
- a CDS encoding ABC transporter permease subunit, which encodes MSAKPEQLKRRKRFTWRKQDFELTLLAIPTTIWYILFCYLPMFGIIIAFKQFKISGGFISNVVNSPWVGFKNFEFLFKSNDAWIIIRNTIGYNIIFIITGIVLPVLFAIMIGLLHNRKASKVYQTMMFLPYFLSWVVISAVGWAFFSFDKGILNQFLGNIGHDPVNWYMQPEYWPYILVLLNIWKGIGYGMIIYLATITAIDSSYYEAAVIDGASIWQQTRFITLPLLKLVIVMMFILSVGRIFYTDFGLFFQVTRDSNSLYNVATTVDVLVYKQLKSATIGMASAAAFVQSVLGCITILSANWIVKKIDPDSAMI